A window of Gloeocapsopsis sp. IPPAS B-1203 contains these coding sequences:
- a CDS encoding TonB-dependent siderophore receptor yields MLSCGVWGTVRLFWILSYKCGIIASFLLLVYPVQALEWSNKDNPQLNQIEQISQSTELLVQSPAPTSEIVQVTGVQANRTPQGGEVILQTTQGEQLQVINRGSGNNYIADIPNAQLRLPNNDAFTFRSENPIEGITEITVTNIDANTVRVAVTSETALPTVELFDSDEGLIFGFVTAASSAQQLQQPETPLAEDDELIEILVTGEQDGYRAPNASTATRTDTPLGDIPQSIQIIPQEVLRDQRADISSALLNSPSVRNSAPTNFPELRLQVRGFFSQPTLNGIRETNGLASNVGPDLTGIERIEVLQGPNSVLFGSSSPGGTVNFVTKQPLRDPYYFVEATVGSFNFYRGEVDLSGPLDDSGRALYRLNASYRDQEFFTDLSETRNLVIAPVVSFALGENTNLTIEGIYKNLYQDNYNLGLPAIGTIFPNPNGSIPRTRITNEGNLDVTVARIGYRLEHEFTENWSLSNAFRYGYLDYDGAGINVGTALLPDNRTLLRGYLDDFDDQYSDYRLTTNVIGRFSTGSIQHQLLFGIDLGRLDNSINFTNRTGASIDLFNPIYGQPPEAITFETDSNSVTDELGILVQDQIAIADNLNLLLSGRFDIFKQTNEDFLADTETSQSGSAFSPHVGIVYQPIPPISLYANYSRSFEPAIGRAFDDSEFEPTRGTQFEVGVKADVNDRLLTTLALYDITQSNVLTDDPENLGFSVQTGKQRSQGIELSLAGEILPGWNVFASYAYNDARVTEDNVIPVGNRIQRTTPHAASLWTTYEIQQGELQGLGFGLGLFFVGDRAGDTDNTFEVPSYLTTDAAIFYERNGLRAALNFKNLFNVDYFENAFNRLRVHPGAPFTVQGTISWQF; encoded by the coding sequence ATGCTTTCATGCGGAGTGTGGGGAACAGTGCGGCTATTTTGGATATTAAGTTACAAGTGTGGAATCATTGCGTCGTTCTTGCTGCTTGTCTATCCTGTACAAGCTTTGGAGTGGAGTAACAAAGATAATCCTCAGCTAAATCAGATTGAGCAGATTTCTCAGAGTACAGAATTACTCGTACAGTCTCCAGCACCCACATCAGAAATTGTCCAAGTTACGGGAGTTCAAGCTAATCGTACTCCTCAGGGTGGGGAAGTCATTTTACAGACGACTCAAGGAGAACAACTGCAAGTCATAAATCGCGGTAGTGGTAATAACTACATTGCGGATATCCCAAATGCACAATTGCGTTTACCTAATAACGATGCTTTTACGTTTCGTTCCGAAAACCCAATTGAGGGTATTACTGAAATAACAGTTACAAACATTGATGCAAACACTGTGCGAGTAGCAGTCACGAGTGAAACAGCGTTACCGACGGTCGAGTTATTTGATAGCGATGAGGGCTTAATTTTTGGGTTTGTCACGGCTGCATCTTCCGCACAACAGCTGCAGCAACCAGAGACACCTTTAGCAGAAGATGATGAATTAATTGAAATTTTGGTGACAGGTGAACAAGATGGGTATCGTGCGCCAAACGCCAGCACTGCAACCCGAACTGACACGCCGCTAGGGGATATTCCGCAATCGATTCAGATTATTCCGCAAGAAGTGCTACGCGATCAACGTGCCGATATTAGTAGTGCGCTTCTTAATTCACCTAGTGTCCGCAACTCTGCACCTACTAATTTTCCTGAGTTGCGGCTACAAGTTCGGGGATTCTTTAGTCAGCCCACGCTGAATGGAATTAGAGAGACTAACGGCTTAGCTTCTAACGTTGGACCTGACCTGACAGGAATTGAAAGAATTGAAGTTCTCCAAGGTCCAAACTCCGTTCTATTTGGCTCATCTTCGCCAGGCGGGACAGTTAATTTTGTCACGAAACAGCCGCTGCGAGATCCCTACTACTTCGTTGAAGCAACTGTGGGTAGTTTTAACTTTTACCGTGGTGAAGTGGATCTATCTGGACCATTAGACGATTCTGGCAGAGCCTTGTATCGACTCAATGCATCTTACAGAGATCAAGAGTTTTTCACTGACTTGAGCGAAACCAGAAATTTGGTAATTGCACCAGTTGTAAGCTTTGCGCTTGGTGAGAATACAAATCTGACCATCGAAGGAATTTATAAGAACCTATACCAAGACAACTATAACTTGGGCTTGCCAGCAATTGGGACGATATTTCCTAACCCAAATGGCAGCATACCCCGTACCCGTATCACTAACGAAGGCAATCTTGATGTCACAGTTGCAAGAATTGGATATCGGTTAGAGCATGAATTTACTGAGAATTGGTCGTTAAGCAATGCATTTCGATATGGATATCTTGATTACGATGGTGCTGGAATTAATGTCGGCACTGCACTTTTACCCGATAATCGTACCCTGCTGAGAGGCTATTTGGATGATTTTGACGATCAGTATAGTGATTATAGACTTACAACTAATGTTATTGGCAGGTTTTCAACGGGTTCAATTCAACATCAGCTACTCTTCGGCATTGATCTAGGAAGGCTGGATAACAGCATTAATTTTACGAATAGAACGGGTGCGTCAATTGATTTATTCAATCCTATCTACGGTCAACCACCTGAAGCGATTACATTTGAAACTGATAGTAATAGTGTGACAGATGAACTTGGGATTTTAGTGCAAGATCAGATAGCGATCGCAGACAACTTAAACTTACTTTTAAGCGGTCGATTTGATATCTTCAAGCAAACCAACGAGGACTTTCTTGCCGATACCGAAACAAGTCAATCAGGAAGTGCCTTTAGTCCGCATGTGGGAATTGTTTATCAACCCATTCCACCAATTTCGCTTTATGCTAACTACAGCCGTTCGTTTGAGCCAGCGATTGGTAGAGCTTTTGACGATAGTGAGTTTGAACCTACTAGAGGTACTCAGTTTGAAGTCGGGGTTAAAGCCGATGTGAATGACAGACTTTTGACGACACTTGCTTTGTATGATATTACGCAATCGAATGTGTTAACCGATGACCCTGAGAATTTAGGCTTCTCGGTGCAAACAGGGAAACAGCGTAGTCAAGGAATCGAACTGAGTCTTGCTGGTGAAATTTTACCAGGATGGAATGTGTTTGCTAGTTATGCTTATAACGATGCCCGCGTCACGGAAGATAATGTGATACCAGTTGGCAACCGCATACAACGGACAACTCCTCATGCGGCGAGTTTATGGACAACTTATGAAATTCAACAAGGCGAGTTGCAAGGTTTAGGATTTGGTTTGGGACTGTTTTTCGTCGGCGATCGCGCCGGAGATACTGACAACACATTTGAAGTCCCCAGCTACTTAACAACCGATGCGGCTATTTTCTACGAAAGAAATGGTTTGCGTGCAGCGCTGAATTTCAAAAACCTCTTTAACGTAGACTATTTTGAAAATGCGTTCAATCGATTGCGAGTCCATCCTGGCGCACCATTTACTGTGCAAGGAACAATTTCATGGCAATTTTGA
- a CDS encoding ABC transporter substrate-binding protein codes for MSFAYVAAGELYIARKRSFAGGILNDLGLLNPRFEDSDATGEILISEEILPEIDSDILFIAPLRKDDNSFIQRLQQKPLWSKLKAVQNNQVYIVDFSVWRGLNILAAHEILNELYKYLINTRYSFANPAIVPSQNC; via the coding sequence ATATCCTTCGCCTATGTTGCTGCTGGAGAATTATATATAGCCCGTAAAAGATCTTTTGCAGGCGGAATCTTAAATGACTTGGGATTGCTTAATCCGCGCTTTGAAGATTCAGATGCTACAGGTGAAATTTTGATTTCTGAAGAAATTTTGCCAGAGATTGATAGCGATATCTTGTTTATTGCACCGTTACGAAAAGATGACAACTCCTTTATACAACGGCTTCAGCAAAAGCCTTTATGGTCTAAGCTCAAAGCAGTACAGAATAATCAAGTGTATATAGTAGATTTTTCGGTCTGGCGTGGACTCAATATCCTCGCGGCGCATGAAATACTAAATGAGCTATATAAATACCTAATAAACACACGCTATTCGTTTGCAAATCCTGCCATTGTTCCTTCGCAGAATTGCTAA
- a CDS encoding AraC family transcriptional regulator, translated as MTITIAFEEFIEKATLVKECTDADNNYSEALSEYPQSLGKGSILNIELRNGFYLTIEDYQVHSDVVVSYPELQHPLGFYFQLSGGIHCQRYGLNCAGDSIISGSGLIPQLFHKSFACEPNKAVKVHIAPEVFNNFMGIEDDAIPFQMKHLFRKPNQEYYFRNGTITTQMQVAVQQIWQCPFQGLVKRIYLESKILELIALRLQQDIEGEATRRLNHPIKKDVLEKIYYAKEILEHRLDNPPSVLELAQLVGLNHHQLKQGFRQVLGKTVFGYLYQFRMEQAHLLLYEGKMSVAEVANAVGYEHLGHFAGAFKRKFGINPSACLKGKNLSNF; from the coding sequence ATGACCATTACAATTGCCTTCGAGGAGTTTATCGAGAAAGCTACTTTAGTAAAAGAATGCACGGATGCAGACAATAATTACTCAGAGGCGCTATCTGAATATCCTCAAAGCTTGGGTAAAGGCAGTATCTTAAACATTGAGCTACGCAATGGATTTTACCTCACAATTGAAGATTACCAAGTACATAGCGATGTGGTTGTTAGTTATCCAGAGTTGCAGCATCCTTTGGGCTTTTATTTCCAACTCTCAGGCGGTATACATTGTCAGCGCTATGGCTTGAATTGTGCTGGTGACAGCATCATATCCGGCAGTGGATTGATACCACAATTGTTTCATAAGAGTTTTGCTTGTGAGCCTAACAAAGCTGTCAAAGTGCATATAGCACCAGAAGTGTTCAATAACTTCATGGGTATTGAGGACGATGCTATCCCATTCCAAATGAAGCACCTTTTTAGGAAACCGAATCAAGAGTACTACTTTCGTAACGGCACAATTACAACACAAATGCAAGTCGCTGTGCAGCAGATTTGGCAGTGTCCTTTTCAAGGTTTGGTTAAACGTATTTACTTAGAAAGCAAAATTTTAGAGTTAATTGCTTTGCGGTTGCAACAAGATATTGAAGGAGAAGCAACACGGAGATTGAATCATCCTATAAAAAAGGATGTCCTTGAAAAGATTTACTATGCAAAAGAGATTTTAGAACATCGTCTTGACAACCCACCTTCAGTATTAGAGTTAGCGCAGCTAGTTGGTCTCAATCACCATCAACTTAAACAAGGCTTTCGTCAGGTTTTGGGTAAGACAGTTTTTGGCTACTTATATCAATTTCGTATGGAACAAGCACACTTGCTTTTATACGAAGGCAAAATGAGTGTAGCTGAAGTAGCGAATGCTGTAGGCTATGAACATCTCGGTCACTTTGCAGGTGCATTTAAGCGAAAATTTGGTATTAATCCTAGCGCTTGTTTAAAAGGAAAAAACTTAAGTAATTTCTAA
- a CDS encoding DUF4351 domain-containing protein, translating to MRTQIESLSLAQVENLAEALLDFQEIADLEAWLSQGV from the coding sequence ATGCGAACTCAAATTGAATCTTTATCCTTAGCACAAGTAGAAAATCTGGCTGAAGCCTTACTAGACTTTCAGGAAATCGCCGATTTAGAAGCTTGGTTGAGTCAAGGCGTTTAG
- a CDS encoding Rpn family recombination-promoting nuclease/putative transposase, whose product MFDNVCKFLAENFATDFASWLLGEAIALTQLSPKELSLEPIRADALILLQSNEVVLHVEFQTKPDAGIPFRMADYRLRVYRRFPQKQMRPVVIYLAQTASELVYQTSFVIENLQHQFTVIRLWEQPTEIFLQTPGLLPFATLSNANDKTTALQQVATQIEQISDRRMQSNIAASAALLAGLVLKEDVIQRLLRQDIMRESVIYQSIIAEGLEKGREQGQQEKARQIAINMLKEGMSAEVVAKFTGLAIEAVEQLEIT is encoded by the coding sequence ATGTTTGATAATGTTTGCAAGTTTCTCGCGGAAAATTTTGCCACCGACTTCGCCTCTTGGCTTTTAGGAGAAGCGATCGCACTTACTCAACTAAGCCCCAAAGAATTATCTCTCGAACCCATTCGTGCAGATGCCCTGATTCTGCTGCAATCAAACGAAGTCGTACTGCATGTTGAATTTCAAACTAAACCAGATGCAGGTATTCCCTTTCGCATGGCTGATTACCGCTTGCGCGTGTATCGACGTTTTCCGCAAAAACAAATGCGCCCAGTCGTCATTTATTTGGCACAAACCGCATCTGAACTGGTGTACCAAACAAGCTTTGTTATTGAAAACTTGCAGCATCAGTTTACGGTAATTCGCCTTTGGGAACAGCCTACAGAAATATTTCTGCAAACTCCAGGTTTACTTCCATTTGCGACGTTAAGTAATGCTAACGATAAAACCACAGCATTACAGCAAGTAGCGACTCAAATTGAGCAAATCAGCGATCGCAGAATGCAAAGTAATATCGCGGCATCAGCAGCGCTTTTAGCTGGGCTAGTATTAAAAGAAGATGTCATTCAACGTCTACTCAGGCAGGATATCATGCGCGAGTCAGTCATCTATCAGTCAATCATCGCCGAAGGTTTAGAGAAAGGGCGCGAACAAGGGCAGCAAGAAAAAGCACGGCAAATTGCGATTAATATGCTTAAAGAAGGAATGTCTGCTGAAGTTGTCGCCAAATTCACAGGTTTAGCAATTGAGGCGGTAGAACAGTTAGAAATTACTTAA
- a CDS encoding transposase, protein MPRRMRAYAGLAEEKYNLPTYPVLINILKSTDTAIPTTYTANVAGLQVRQDYRVINLWEVDVNIAFQQSLPALLPFVPILKGGEDESIIREALQILRNNEQLNQLETVLAFFATFVLESTLVQEIMRWDMAVLRESPWYQEILREGEARGQRQGVLSSIETSLEAKFGSDGLELMPQITQVSDLERLKLILQNIITANTVEELRSLL, encoded by the coding sequence ATGCCGCGTCGGATGCGTGCCTATGCAGGACTTGCAGAAGAGAAGTATAATTTACCAACTTATCCTGTTTTAATCAATATTCTCAAGTCAACAGACACAGCAATTCCCACGACATATACTGCGAACGTTGCGGGTTTACAAGTGCGTCAAGACTACCGAGTAATTAATTTATGGGAAGTCGATGTCAACATAGCTTTCCAGCAATCATTACCTGCACTGCTACCTTTTGTACCCATTCTTAAAGGTGGAGAGGATGAATCGATAATTCGCGAAGCTTTGCAAATCTTACGCAATAACGAACAGTTAAACCAACTTGAAACGGTTTTAGCATTTTTTGCTACGTTTGTCCTAGAGAGTACACTAGTTCAAGAAATCATGAGGTGGGATATGGCTGTATTACGCGAATCACCTTGGTACCAAGAAATATTACGTGAGGGAGAAGCACGCGGACAAAGACAAGGAGTCCTTTCTAGTATCGAAACTAGCTTGGAAGCAAAATTTGGCAGCGATGGATTAGAGTTGATGCCACAAATTACTCAAGTTTCTGATTTAGAACGTTTAAAGTTGATTTTACAGAATATTATCACAGCTAACACTGTTGAGGAATTGCGATCGCTTCTGTAA
- a CDS encoding ABC transporter substrate-binding protein: MKILLRRLISLFLLGVLMCTFISACSSSVSQNATNPKLPNTECRVVQHARGETCIPLNPKRIVTLDFNSLAVVLALNIKPLATWITTEIEDDFRYFKGNADGVEIFRSPSGQPNLEKLLSLKPDLIIVISHPVFEDTYEYVSQIAPTVILPWVETRGNWKQHLKDAARVLERTEVATRRMTIIDVLRNSSRH, encoded by the coding sequence ATGAAAATACTCTTACGTCGCCTGATTTCCCTATTTTTATTAGGTGTTTTGATGTGTACATTTATTTCAGCGTGTAGTAGCAGTGTTTCTCAGAATGCTACAAACCCCAAACTGCCAAATACAGAATGTCGCGTAGTGCAACACGCCAGAGGAGAAACTTGTATTCCCCTCAATCCAAAACGAATTGTCACTTTGGACTTCAATAGTCTTGCGGTTGTCCTTGCTTTAAATATTAAACCGCTCGCAACATGGATAACAACTGAAATAGAAGATGACTTTCGTTACTTTAAAGGAAACGCAGATGGAGTTGAAATTTTCCGCAGTCCATCGGGCCAACCCAATTTGGAAAAACTTCTATCTCTCAAACCTGACTTAATTATTGTTATTTCGCATCCAGTCTTTGAAGATACCTATGAATATGTATCACAAATTGCGCCTACAGTAATTTTACCCTGGGTAGAAACTAGGGGTAATTGGAAACAACACCTCAAAGATGCTGCCAGAGTACTTGAAAGAACCGAAGTAGCTACTCGACGGATGACTATTATCGACGTGTTGAGGAACTCAAGCAGACACTAG